The Silene latifolia isolate original U9 population chromosome Y, ASM4854445v1, whole genome shotgun sequence sequence CATTGAGCAAGGTCTAGTAATTTTGAAGCATAGTGAATAGCATATGACTCTTTATCAGCTTTTTGACCAAGGGCAGCTCCTACTGCTTTATCGCTTGCGTCACACATAATTTCAAAAGGTAAATTCCAGTCAGGGGGACGCATAACAGAGGCTGAAGTCAGTTTGTCTTTTAGTGTGTCAAAGGCTTCTTTACATgaatcatcaaacacaaaggCAACATCTTTAGCAAGTAATGAACACAACGGCtatgaaattttcgaaaaatctttaaTGAAACGTCTGTAAAACCCCGCGTGACCTAAGAAAGATCAAATCTCTCGCACACAAGTCTGGTATGGCAGAGAACTTATGACATCAATTTTTGCTTTGTCTACTTCTAAACCTTTAGAACACACAATATGACCCAAGACGACTCCTTGTTGGACCATAAAATAACACTTTTCAAAGTTTAAAACAAGTTTCGTTTCAACGCATTTTTTCAGCACAAGTGATAAATTGTGCAGAAAAAAATCAAAAGAGTCACCAAAAACAataaagtcatccataaatacTTCTAAACAGTTATCAATTAAGTCAGAAAATATACTCATCATACACCTCTAAAAAGTTCCAGGTTCATTGCACAGGCCAAAGGGCAATCTTCTAAAGGCATAAGTACCAAAGGGGCCTGTGAAAGTGGTCTTCTCTTGGTCTTCGGGTGCTATGGGCACTTGGGTATAACCTGAATAACCATCTAGGAAACAAAAATAAGATTTTCCAGCTAATTTTTCTAgcatctgatcaatgaaaggtAATGGGAAATGGTCCTTTCTAGTGGCCTTATTAAGTTTCCTATAATCTATACACACCCTCCACCCATTAGATACTCTTGTAGGTACAAGTTCACCCTTATCATTTTCTACCACGGTTATACCTGATTTCTTTGGGATGACATGAATAGGACTGACCCACTCAGAATCAGAAATATGGTATATGACTCCAGCATCTCTCCATTTTACCATTTCCTTCTTAACGACCTCTAACATTAAAGGATTTAATCTACGTTGTGGTTCTTGAGAAGGTTTAGCATCCTTCTCCAAAAATATTCTATGCAGACAAAGAGTGGGACTGATTCCTTTTATGTCAGCTAAAGTCCATCCTATAGCTTCTTTATATTCTCTAAGCACATTTAACAATTTCTCTCCCTGCTTCACTgataatgaactagaaataatcACTGGCAATGTGTCATTTTCACCAAGAAAAGCATGTTTTAAATTAGCAGGAAGAGGTTTAAGTTCAAGTTCAGGTGCTTTAATAATAGATGGAATGAGTTTTTGACTCGATGGGGGTAGGGAAAGTTTAGTAGAATCCTTACCAGAGTCAACGAAGCTAAGGTTCACTATATCAGAAGTGGGTACAAGAGTTCCTGTCATATCAGACAGATTAGTAGCATGGTCATCGTCAAAAACTTGTTGTGCAATCCAATTAATAACATCAATGTAATCAACAGCATACACGCTGCCATTGTGTCAGAATACTTCATAGCATCAAAGATATTAAATGTGATAACTTCACCTTCAAATTCCAATGTTAGAATATCGTTATGCACATCAATTTTAGCTCGTGAAGTTTTAAGAAAAGGCCTACCTAGCAGCAATGGTACATTAGTCGAATCACGAGAATCATCCATATCAAGAATATAAAAATCAGCAGGAAAAATTAAGTCACCCACTTGAACAAGAACATCTTCTAGAACACCTAATGGGTATGCATATGATCTATCAGCTAGTTGGATTATGACATCAATTCCGACCAATTTCCCACCATGCAAAGACTCATACACAGATTTAGGCATGACATTAATGGAAGCCCCTAAGTCTAGCATGCATCTTTTAAATTTAGACGAGCCAATATTGCAGGGAATAGAGAACATCCCTGGATCATTACATTTCGGAGGAACTTTTCTTTGAATGAGAGCAGACACATTTTCCCCCATACTTACTTTTTCAGCATTCTTATTTTTAATATTCCTCTTATTAGTACAAAGCTCCTTTAAAAATTTTgtatacttaggaatttgtttaAAGGCATCAAGCAAGGGTATATTCAGTTCCACTTTCCTAAAAGTTTCCAGGATTTCATTTTCAAGTTCAATTTTCTTTGTTTTAGCAAACCTTGTCGGGAAAGGGGGAGGATCTTTAAAGTTTGGAACATTCAAATCAGATTTTTGACTCTTATCCTTATGAGTTCCTTGACCTTTTTCTACCTCTGGTTTTTCTAACGGTTGAACCTCAAGTTCTTTCTCAATTTCATTCTTATTCAATTCAGGTTCACTTAAGACCCTACCACTTCTAAGTGTTACAGCTTGAGCACTCTCTTTAGGATTAGGAATTGGTTGAGCTTGGATATTACTCAGAGTAGTGCATATTTGACCCATTTGCGTGTCTATTTGCTGTAGGTGAGCATCATTTTTCTGTTAGTAAGATACACCCTGATTATGAACTTGACTCACAGTAGAGGTTAACTGTTTCATCATCTCTTCTAAAGATGGTGTTTGTGAACCCTGTTGCCTAAAATTATTCTGAAAGTTTTGTTGTTGTTTAGGTCCAGATCCATATCTTAAATTGGGGTGATCCTTCCAACCCTCATTATAAGTGTTTGAGAAAGGGTCATAGTTTCTTTGTTGATTATTAAACCCACCCAAAGCATTAACATGTTCAGGATTAGCAATAACAAACGGCTGACCAGCAGTGTCAGCGTACACAATATCAGAATTCATAGAACAAACAGTTGGTTTAGACTGATCAGATACAAGTTTCGAAACTAATGTAGTAAGAGTAGTAATTTGTTGGGCATTTTCTTGCATTTGATCCTTAATAGATGTAATGTCAACATTATTTACCCCACTTGCTTCCCCTACATCTCTCCTAATACCAAATTGTTGGGTGTTTAATGCCATATTATTTATCAAATTTCTAGCTTCTGTGGGTGTTTTTTCAGCTAAAGACCCACCACTAGCAGCATCAATGTAACCGCGATCCTTAGTTAAAAGACCTTCATAGAAATAAAACATGAGAAGTTGTTCACTGATTTGGTGTTGGGGACAAGACGCACATAAATGATTAAATCGTTCCCAATATTCGCATAAGGACTCATCCCGACCCTGTTTTATTCCACTTCTCTTTTCTAATTGACGCGACTCTACTAGCTGGTTGAAATTTTTCTAGAAAAGCAATTTTAAGTTTATCCCAGCTAGTGATTGAACCAGGTGACAAGTAAAACAACCATTCTTTAGCAGACTCCTCTAATGAGAATGGAAAGGAACGTAATTTAATATCCTCAGGTTTTACCCCCTCACTTTTCATAGATGAACATGCCAGGTCAAACGCAACTAAATGCATGCTAGGTAACTCATTTGACCGACCATAAAACTTAGGGAGTAAATTAAGAAAACTGGAATTTAACTTTAAAGGCTTTTGAAGAGTAGGAAATACGATACTCAGTGGAGTTGTGGTCACATCTGGCATGGCCAGCTGCTTCAGTGTCTTCTCAGCCATTTGATTTTCTTCTTCGCAAAAGAACTTGTCCAAGTGTAATGCTTCTTCCGCTTTCCCTTCCAAGAACTCTTTCCTTAGCCTCCTTGTTGTTCTCTCGATCTCTGTATCAAAAGTTACTGGTCCCTTCGAACGACGAGTGTTGTGCATGCACCTGTAAGAGAATTCATGAGATAATGTCAGCAATTGGTTCATCAGTGGCACTGTCTGGACAGGTTCAAATGTAGATTAGATAAAGCACATCTATGCCCAAGTTTCAATTTCACATAATCTATTATTCCTGATGCCCTCCCATTCTAAACATGTGAGATATGTAATCGGATCATAAGTTCATTCAAATTCAAGCTTGAAGCAAAATTAAGTGACTGGCAACACATACGTTAAACATAGGCAGCAGCAAATCAATAATTACTAAGCATAGTAAATCAGGACGCTAGGCTAAAATGATTTAACTTAGAAGACCAGTCGTATATAGCAAGACTTAGTTCTCAATAAAAGCAAAAAAAATTACAGCACCTTTTTTTTTTAGCAAGTGCACTATCCTTTAGTGTAGATTAGTTCAGGGGCAGGTTTAGCAATTTAAGCTTCATAACAAGTAGGCCTTCTCAGCAGCATAAGATTTTATTAGCTGTCTAAAATTTTAACATGTTCACAAGAATGATCAGAATATAAAGTTAAGGAGCAAGAAATTTGTAACTGCGCAAAATTTTATCATACACCAATAATGGTTGACAATATTGAACAAAGATAATATAaactccccggcaacagcgccaaaatttgatacgtgtcATTTACGcatacaaattaattatttattttccttACCTTCATCACAATCATATCTTTGAAGTAATATAATATTGaacaagtaagggtcgatcccacggagagaTTAGCTATTCAAAGTTAAAGTCAACTATTAGCTAGTAATAACAATTACATATTTACGCATATAAGTTAAATGCTAGCTTATTTACTGATATGTACGATTAAGGGGGTTTGTTTCGAAGTTTCGAACTAATAAACTAATGGAAATTAAACTAATTGATAAGAAGCTAATATTTAGACGTGAAAGCAAATACTACACACAATTCCAATTTAGTAAATCTAATCCAATCTACTGTATCGTATAATCTTGAATAATTAATAGCTTAACTGCGGAATTTATGGTAACAAAATTCCCTATATTCTCTTAGATTACAACCGACCTAAACTAAGCCTAGACCGATTCTTAGCTAGCCGGCCAATGTAAGTTTGTCGCGCCCTACTAAAGACCGGATTAGTCGCATTATTGAACCAAGAATATTTCATTAACCCTATTAGTCTCTAAGTGACGTCGCTACCTAGAGATCAATAGTCTAAGTTTTTACTCTTAACTTAAACTAATCCCAATTCGCAGGGACTAATTCGAGTTAGTCGCTACTGGTATTACGCAAGTTGAACTAAGCCTAACTTACATAATTAGCATACGAGACAATCAAAACCACAATAAGATAACAAATTATGAGGAAGATTGAATCTTGACAGTAAAACAGTAAAACTTAAATACTAATTACTCAAAATAAATCGTACAACAAATATCAGTATACAGTACTAAAATTATATGACGGATTTCCAAACCATAAACTAGGTACAAGAGTAGTAAAGAGAACTTATTTTGTAGCCCGGAATCCGTCGCACAACCTTCGGATATCACACCTCCAATTGAACTAGAATCCACCCTTACGCCGCCGTATACTAAGACTATGCCAGAGTATTGCCTCCTCCTAGCTCTCGCCTCCTAGTTTAGGTCGAAGATCGTCTCACTTTATCGCTCAATTTCTGGGAAAATATGTGGGTAATTGCTTGCCTTTTCGGGAGGAAATCATGAGTTTTCATACTCATCATGATCGGTGTTTGGGATAGATTCGGGATACGTTTTGCAAGGAATAGGATTGATTTTGGCAATAAAATATGAGATGAGATTAATTCCGGGAATCAGAAGAGACCCGGTTTCTTCATATGCTGAGCTCTTTGCTTGGTTTCTCGAACTTTTGCGCCGCTcttctctttttttattttttataatgaTTTGTTTGATTGACTTCTTATTTTACTacttttcttgcccgtgcgttgcacggatattaaaataatgtgtgataaatttcacaaaaaaatataatatag is a genomic window containing:
- the LOC141631104 gene encoding uncharacterized protein LOC141631104; this translates as MGQICTTLSNIQAQPIPNPKESAQAVTLRSGRVLSEPELNKNEIEKELEVQPLEKPEVEKGQGTHKDKSQKSDLNVPNFKDPPPFPTRFAKTKKIELENEILETFRKVELNIPLLDAFKQIPKYTKFLKELCTNKRNIKNKNAEKVSMGENVSALIQRKVPPKCNDPGMFSIPCNIGSSKFKRCMLDLGASINVMPKSVYESLHGGKLVGIDVIIQLADRSYAYPLGVLEDVLVQVGDLIFPADFYILDMDDSRDSTNVPLLLGRPFLKTSRAKIDVHNDILTLEFEGEVITFNIFDAMKYSDTMAACMLLITLMLLIGLHNKFLTMTMLLICLI